The genomic segment TTGGGACGATAGCGGATGCAAAGCGGTGGCGCACAAAAAGAGTGGGTTGAAGCAATGTGAGTAGGAGACGGATTGCAGAAACCCGAATAGGATCGTTTTTCGTCATTGCAGCACCTTGTCAACGGAATGAATTCCGTTTTACGTCGGCTCATGGTTTTAAGAAAGAAAGATATTTTGATGAAATTGAACATGAAGCAAATGATCGGATTGGAACTCTTGATTCTCCTGCTTGCCATGTTACTTCAACCATCCGCATTCGCTGAGGACATGGTTGCCAAGAGTCCGTTTCGTTCGATTTTCCTCGGCAATGATCTGACCCATTGGCATGGCGAAGCGACGATGGACCCGCGAGTGCTCTCGGCGATGCCGGACGCGGAGCGGGCGATCAAGATGGATGAGTGGCAAAAGGATGCTGTCGCACATTGGACCGCGAAAGACGGTGAGTTAATCAACGATGGCCACGGCGTCTTTCTGACATCCGATGAAGTTTATGGTGACTTCGAATTGTTGATCCAGTACAAGACGATCCCTTCCGCCGATAGCGGGATCTATCTCAAGTCGAATCCTCAAGTGCAGATTTGGAACCACAAGGCCGAAAAACTCTCCGCTGGACAGGACAAGGGATCGGGTGGACTCTGGAATAACTCACCCGGTGCTGCGGGCAAAGATCCAAGTCAGATCGCTGATCGCCCCTTTGGCGAGTGGAACGAGTTTAGGATCCAGCAGGTTGGAGCGCGTACGAGCGTTTGGCTCAATGGCAAACACGTTGTCGATCACGCAACCATGGAAAACTACTGGGACCGAAAAATGCCATTGGTTCCCAAAGGCCCGATCCAACTGCAGACGCACGGTGGTGAGATTCGCTGGCGCGAGATTAAAATCCGCGAGATTGATAGCGAGGAAGCCAATCAGATACTGCGTTCCCATCGCAGCGAGGGTTTCCAATCGCTGTTCAATGGGAAGGATTTAAGCGATTGGGAGGGAGACGTTGAAAACTACGAGGTGGTCGGCGGCGCGATCCGCTGTAGACCTGGTACCGGTGGCGTCTTGCATACCGAGGAAGAATATGCTGACTTCATCGCCAGGGTCGAGTTCAAGTTGCCGCCCGCTGGGAATAATGGGTTGGCAATCCGCTATCCCGGATCAGGCGATCCAGCCTATACGGGGATGTGTGAATTGCAAGTTCTCGATACCGAGCATCCCAACTATGCGAAAATTGATCCTCGTCAAGCTCACGGTTCCGCCTATGGAATGATCCCAGCACATCGCGGGTATTTGCGTCCTACCGGGGAGTGGAATTTCCAAGAGGTGACGGTCCAGGGAACCAAGATCAAAGTCGAACTGAACGGCTCCGTGATTCTTGACGGTGATCTTGCCGATGTGACTGAGTTCATGGCAAACACACCCCACCCAGGCAAGGATCGCAAAAGTGGATTCTTTGGTTTTGCCGGCCACGGGGATGCCGTTGAATTCCGAAATGTGGAAATCAAGCGATTGCCGTAAAGCGGCTATCGCTGCTCGATCTTCCCGAGCATGACCGTGTTTTCGTTCCCGATTCGACTCAGGAATTGGCTGCGGTCGCAGACGCCGGGCCGGCACCGTAGTAGTGCACATCCTGTTGTGGGTATGGGAATGAAATCCCGGCTTCGTCAAACTTGCGTTTGATCGCTCGGGTGACTTCGGTTTTGACCTGCCACCAGTCACTGGTGTTGACCCACGGACGACAGACAATGTTGACCGAGGAGTCGGCCAGTTCATGGGTCACAACAACCGGTTCAGGATCACGAAGGACCAGCTTGTTGTTGGCCAAGACCTCTTTCATTAGGTTTTCGGCTTGTTCGAAGTCATCATCGTATCCGATGCCAAACTCCATATCGACGCGGCGAGTGGGGTTGGCGGTAATGTTGGTGATCACGTTGTTCCAAATTTCATTGTTAGGAACATGAATGGTTTGATTGTCGAATGTGCGAAAGGTGGTGGAGACCAGATTCATCTGTGCAATCGTTCCTGTAATGCCACCGGCGTTGACCACATTGCCGACATCAAATGGTCGATTGATCAGAATCATCAGCCCGCTAGCAAAATTACTGAGCGTGCCCTGCAAGGCCAAGCCGACCACCAATCCCGTGGCACCGATGGCCGCTAAGACTGGCGTGATATCGACTTCTAAAGCCGTCAGGGCGATTGCAAACCCGATCAACATGACGAGGTTCTTGATCGTGCTGGAGATCAAATTCTCCGCCAGCTGGCTGAGTTTCAGTTTCCGTTCGAGCAGCCAATTGACGATTCTCGCGATAATTTTCGCCAACAGGTAGGTAATGAGCAGAATGAAGGCGAAGCGTCCGAGATTCCAAGCCTGTCGCTGGCCCCCTTCCTTGGACGTCATCCAGCCGACAATCCCGGCCCAAGCGGAAGCGGCATCGGAGGTGTCAAGGTCGATGCCCGAAACCTCCTTTGCATAGGTGCGGTATTCTTCGACCTCGCCACCCTTGGCCTCGAGCGAATCGAGCACGACTTCCAACCGATCGCTGAGGGCGGTTTTCTGGTCTTGTAGTACGGGGACACTGGTGAGCATCTTGTCTTTGAGTTCGCTTGCCGAATCCGTGATTTCAGACGGTATGTCGGACTCATCGGCAGCAACTTGGTCAACCGTATCGGCATTCTCTGGATCCGAATCACCTTGGTCCTCGACGGCATCCTTGTCGACTCCAAGTTCTTCTTGGGCGGCAGTGGTGACAGCCTTCTCCTCGAGTGCGGCTGCCTCCGTTACCGTTTTCGTAA from the Novipirellula aureliae genome contains:
- a CDS encoding 3-keto-disaccharide hydrolase encodes the protein MKLNMKQMIGLELLILLLAMLLQPSAFAEDMVAKSPFRSIFLGNDLTHWHGEATMDPRVLSAMPDAERAIKMDEWQKDAVAHWTAKDGELINDGHGVFLTSDEVYGDFELLIQYKTIPSADSGIYLKSNPQVQIWNHKAEKLSAGQDKGSGGLWNNSPGAAGKDPSQIADRPFGEWNEFRIQQVGARTSVWLNGKHVVDHATMENYWDRKMPLVPKGPIQLQTHGGEIRWREIKIREIDSEEANQILRSHRSEGFQSLFNGKDLSDWEGDVENYEVVGGAIRCRPGTGGVLHTEEEYADFIARVEFKLPPAGNNGLAIRYPGSGDPAYTGMCELQVLDTEHPNYAKIDPRQAHGSAYGMIPAHRGYLRPTGEWNFQEVTVQGTKIKVELNGSVILDGDLADVTEFMANTPHPGKDRKSGFFGFAGHGDAVEFRNVEIKRLP
- a CDS encoding mechanosensitive ion channel family protein, with protein sequence MKNAIPTTLWPWTTTITILACLALSSPTSQAAEDASPENSEYTAHTTIDPEIPLDQLKVMVKPLTKPELQVESDAWFKLLRAKAREVSSVQMGVKKANEALGADDDQAAKKSLKVAKVITKTVTEAAALEEKAVTTAAQEELGVDKDAVEDQGDSDPENADTVDQVAADESDIPSEITDSASELKDKMLTSVPVLQDQKTALSDRLEVVLDSLEAKGGEVEEYRTYAKEVSGIDLDTSDAASAWAGIVGWMTSKEGGQRQAWNLGRFAFILLITYLLAKIIARIVNWLLERKLKLSQLAENLISSTIKNLVMLIGFAIALTALEVDITPVLAAIGATGLVVGLALQGTLSNFASGLMILINRPFDVGNVVNAGGITGTIAQMNLVSTTFRTFDNQTIHVPNNEIWNNVITNITANPTRRVDMEFGIGYDDDFEQAENLMKEVLANNKLVLRDPEPVVVTHELADSSVNIVCRPWVNTSDWWQVKTEVTRAIKRKFDEAGISFPYPQQDVHYYGAGPASATAANS